The Populus alba chromosome 4, ASM523922v2, whole genome shotgun sequence genome contains a region encoding:
- the LOC118039803 gene encoding uncharacterized protein, producing the protein MLEAGLGGVQDGVHRMKMSMTGKMHQLEETINKLSKALLSSKALLSSKGESSHSNTNREGNSRSIHKENEGNRQVFSSKMAKLEFPRFSRQNSTEWFNRVDQFFELQNTPANQKISLASFHLEGEANQWWQWARRTYREEGRMMTWEAFEEKLWARFGPTDCEDFYEALSRIKQVGSLRDYQSGFEKLGNRVRGWTQKALVGTFMGGLKPEIAEGIRMFKPQSLKEAISLDRMKDEQMKRHRQFLRPTQVNRMPLTLPTTTRATPNAPFRRLPWEEMQKRMQLLLLEGPTGFNEITYEEVTEEADAKEVTRENDEPEITLHALTGWSAPRTMRVDAKVGFFNAVVLIDNGSTHNFISTRMADQLRLPVVPTETFTVWVANGARLQCQGKFEKPIQAASLKEISKEFHQGHSVFAICPQSTMQDTEEIQSSSMCQVLAKYSEIFDEPTQLPPKCEIDHTISLKEGIEPVNVRPYRYAYFQKAEIEKQVQEMLNSRLIRPSTITIKDRFSIPTVEDMLDELYGATYFTKLDLRAGYHQVRVQPSNIHKTAFRTHNGHYEYLVMPFGLSYYRKFVRNYGLIARALTNLLKKGQFGWNAEAKEAFQTLKKAMTITPILAMPNFNDTFIVETDASGNGIGAVLQQQGKPIAFMSRALGVSKCSWSTYAKEMLAVVEAIQQQKWVAKLLGYDYEIQYRPGHENSVADALSRRLANPTLHNLFVPQLAIWEEIKHAATTDDYMAVVSNLVYSNLGLSHVRLSKYAHFMSLSHPFTAKVVADKFVKGVVKLHGMPRSIISDRDPIFISKFWQEFFTMSGTKLKMSSAYHPQTDGQSETADKNRRDVSFAEGDMVFLRLQPYRQSSAFKRAHQKLASKFFGPYPILQQKYVGDASNTQTDLPPVSDDGAIILELEALLDHCWVK; encoded by the exons ATGCTGGAGGCGGGGCTCGGTGGAGTGCAAGATGGAGTACATAGAATGAAGATGAGCATGACTGGAAAAATGCATCAGCTAGAAGAAActatcaataaactttcaaaggCGTTGTTATCCAGCAAGGCGTTGTTATCAAGCAAGGGAGAATCAAGCCATAGCAACACAAACCGAGAGGGCAATTCTCGTTCAATTCATAAGGAGAATGAAGGAAACAGacaagttttttcttctaaaatggCCAAGCTTGAATTTCCACGATTTTCTAGACAAAACTCGACAGAATGGTTTAATCGTGTGGACCAGTTCTTTGAACTTCAAAATACTCCAGCCAACCAAAAGATATCACTAGCTTCTTTCCATCTGGAAGGAGAAGCAAATCAATGGTGGCAGTGGGCTCGTCGAACATATAGAGAGGAAGGACGAATGATGACATGGGAGGCCTTTGAAGAAAAATTATGGGCGAGATTTGGACCTACTGATTGTGAGGATTTTTATGAAGCTTTATCACGTATAAAACAGGTGGGATCCTTACGTGATTATCAGAGTGGGTTTGAAAAGTTGGGGAACAGAGTTCGTGGATGGACCCAAAAAGCTTTAGTTGGGACATTTATGGGAGGACTTAAACCAGAAATTGCAGAAGGAATTCGTATGTTCAAGCCACAGTCACTAAAGGAAGCAATTAGCCTAGACCGCATGAAGGATGAACAGATGAAAAGACATCGCCAATTCCTACGACCAACTCAAGTTAATCGAATGCCACTGACACTACCAACAACGACACGTGCAACACCAAATGCACCCTTTCGTAGATTACCATGGGAAGAGATGCAGAAAC GAATGCAACTCTTGCTTCTGGAGGGTCCAACCGGTTTCAATGAAATCACATATGAAGAAGTTACTGAAGAAGCTGACGCAAAAGAGGTGACAAGGGAAAATGATGAACCTGAGATTACTCTGCATGCTTTAACTGGATGGTCTGCACCTAGAACCATGCGTGTAGATGCCAAAGTGGGGTTCTTCAATGCAGTGGTGCTAATTGACAATGGTTCTACCCATAATTTTATAAGCACTCGCATGGCTGATCAACTGCGGCTTCCAGTAGTTCCAACAGAGACATTTACGGTTTGGGTTGCTAATGGGGCACGGTTACAGTGTCAAGGAAAATTTGAAAAG CCTATTCAAGCCGCTTCCCTGAAGGAGATTTCCAAAGAGTTTCATCAAGGACATTCGGTATTTGCAATTTGTCCACAGTCCACCATGCAGGACACAGAAGAGATTCAGTCATCGAGTATGTGCCAGGTCTTAGCTAAATATTCGGAGATCTTCGATGAACCTACACAATTACCACCCAAATGTGAGATTGATCACACTATTTCCCTCAAGGAAGGAATTGAGCCAGTCAACGTTCGACCCTATCGTTATGCTTATTTCCAGAAGGCAGAGATTGAAAAACAAGTCCAGGAAATGCTGAATTCTAGACTCATCAGACCTAGCACCA TCACCATCAAAGATCGGTTTTCAATCCCTACAGTGGAAGATATGTTGGATGAATTGTATGGGGCAACATATTTCACCAAACTAGATTTACGAGCCGGTTACCATCAAGTACGAGTGCAACCTTCAAATATTCATAAGACTGCTTTTCGTACACACAACGGTCATTATGAATATCTTGTTATGCCATTTGGCTTGA GTTATTACCGCAAGTTTGTTCGGAATTATGGTCTAATTGCTCGAGCTCTTACAAATCTTCTCAAAAAGGGGCAATTTGGCTGGAATGCAGAGGCAAAAGAAGCTTTTCAGACACTTAAGAAGGCCATGACAATAACGCCTATCTTAGCCATGCCCAATTTTAATGACACTTTCATAGTGGAAACCGATGCTTCAGGTAATGGAATTGGGGCAGTTCTGCAACAACAAGGCAAGCCTATTGCTTTTATGAGTCGAGCTCTCGGTGTCTCAAAATGTTCATGGTCTACTTATGCAAAGGAAATGCTGGCAGTGGTGGAAGCCATTC AACAACAGAAATGGGTTGCTAAATTATTGGGGTATGACTATGAGATTCAGTATCGGCCAGGACATGAAAATTCTGTTGCGGATGCACTTTCTCGTCGACTAGCCAATCCTACACTACATAATTTGTTCGTGCCACAACTTGCTATATGGGAGGAAATTAAACACGCAGCCACTACAGACGACTATATGGCTGTTGTTAGCAACCTG GTCTACTCCAACCTTGGTCTATCCCATGTCAG ACTGAGTAAATATGCTCATTTTATGTCATTATCTCATCCTTTCACGGCTAAAGTAGTGGCAGACAAATTTGTTAAGGGCGTGGTCAAATTGCATGGCATGCCAAGATCTATCATCAGTGATCGTGACCCCATTTTTATCAGCAAATTTTGGCAAGAATTTTTTACAATGTCTGGCACAAAGCTGAAAATGAGTTCCGCATATCACCCTCAAACCGATGGCCAATCAGAG ACTGCAGATAAAAATCGGAGGGATGTGTCTTTTGCAGAAGGTGATATGGTTTTCCTCAGATTACAGCCTTATCGTCAAAGCTCAGCATTCAAACGGGCACACCAGAAATTAGCCAGCAAGTTTTTTGGCCCTTATCCTATTCTCCAACAG aaatatgtgggagaTGCTTCCAATACTCAAACTGATCTTCCACCAGTATCAGATGATGGTGCAATTATTTTGGAACTTGAAGCTCTACTTGATCACTGCTGGGTGAAGTAG